The Rattus rattus isolate New Zealand chromosome 1, Rrattus_CSIRO_v1, whole genome shotgun sequence genome includes a region encoding these proteins:
- the Tsnare1 gene encoding LOW QUALITY PROTEIN: t-SNARE domain-containing protein 1 (The sequence of the model RefSeq protein was modified relative to this genomic sequence to represent the inferred CDS: inserted 1 base in 1 codon; deleted 3 bases in 2 codons): MGPGGSPEGSQILELSLPSTSPKKDSATGLHGWTVGSSTTRAEKRKPNLCLQKTKVLVSTAIKRHQLLSEPGLLKAEPTHRYHIWSRILXALNALGYCHQDVVDLKRTWVDPFAVVWHKLGELQKSASAQSGYSPGSGKLQALALTPTEQVVVKILLCQAVLPEGFSLRLPTSSSPARPPLLSCRKVAPPSLPRCTFLLGDLFLLCLLIVPTTTVTIWNVLIPSFSAPVTCSPVHPSAHNTFKICDTCDRLASFQLFLTQVWAELS; encoded by the exons ATGG GGCCAGGGGGCTCCCCTGAAGGCAGCCAGATACTAGAGCTCAGCTTGCCTTCCACGAGCCCAAAAAAAGACTCTGCCACTGGGCTCCATGGATGGACGGTAGGATCTAGCACCACTCGTGCAGAAAAGAGGAAGCCCAACCTCTGCCTTCAGAAGACTAAGGTGCTGGTGTCCACAGCCATCAAGCGTCACCAGCTGCTGTCTGAGCCAGGGCTGCTGAAGGCTGAGCCCACCCACAGGTACCACATATGGAGCCGGATCC CGGCACTGAATGCACTTGGATACTGCCACCAGGATGTGGTG GACCTGAAGCGCACGTGGGTAGACCCGTTTGCTGTTGTGTGGCACAAACTGGGTGAACTCCAGAAAAGTGCCTCAGCCCAG TCTGGCTACAGCCCTGGCTCTGGTAAGCTGCAGGCCCTGGCGCTCACACCCACGGAGCAGGTGGTAGTTAAGATCCTTCTGTGCCAGGCCGTGCTCCCTGAGGGTTTCAGCCTGCGACTGCCCACAAGCAGCTCGCCTGCCAGGCCACCACTTCTGTCCTGTAGAAAGGTGGCCCCACCTTCACTGCCTCGCTGTACCTTCCTTCTAGGTGACCTGTTCTTGCTCTGTCTCCTCATTGTCCCCACTACCACTGTAACCATCTGGAATGTTCTTATTCCATCATTTTCTGCTCCAGTCACTTGCTCACCGGTCCATCCATCTGCTCACAATACTTTCAAGATCTGTGACACTTGTGACCGCCTGGCTAGCTTTCAGCTCTTCCTGACCCAGGTCTGGGCAGAACTGAGCTGA